A single Bacteroidota bacterium DNA region contains:
- a CDS encoding energy transducer TonB, giving the protein MKPKKTPKADIDKDVGLYFKIGLSIAIAFVILAFQWTVYDKDDTKLDSNLIIDEDEEIIDVTKQEKKIKIPPPPPELKIVEDNIEIEEDEPEIETQDDIKEVAIELPDVLPEEEEVSEEKIFMVVENMPEYPGGDRARDIFLRDNIKYPEMERDNGIQGLVVVSFIVEKNGKLTNIKILGGQTPNLNNEAKRVVRLMPNWKPGKQRGKSVRVTINLPIRFTLR; this is encoded by the coding sequence ATGAAACCTAAAAAAACACCAAAAGCCGATATTGACAAAGATGTTGGATTGTATTTTAAAATTGGTCTTTCAATTGCAATTGCATTTGTAATACTCGCATTTCAATGGACAGTTTATGATAAAGATGATACAAAGTTGGATAGTAATCTTATTATTGATGAAGATGAGGAAATTATTGATGTAACAAAGCAAGAAAAAAAGATCAAAATACCACCTCCACCTCCAGAATTAAAAATTGTAGAAGATAACATAGAGATAGAAGAAGATGAACCGGAAATAGAAACTCAGGATGACATTAAAGAAGTAGCCATTGAATTGCCTGATGTTTTACCTGAAGAAGAAGAAGTTAGTGAAGAAAAAATATTTATGGTTGTTGAAAATATGCCTGAATATCCCGGAGGTGATAGGGCAAGAGATATATTTTTAAGAGACAATATAAAATATCCTGAAATGGAAAGAGACAATGGTATTCAAGGTCTTGTTGTTGTTTCATTTATAGTTGAAAAAAACGGGAAACTAACAAACATAAAAATATTGGGAGGACAAACTCCAAACCTCAATAACGAAGCGAAAAGAGTAGTTAGATTAATGCCGAATTGGAAACCCGGAAAACAAAGAGGAAAATCTGTAAGAGTTACTATTAATCTTCCTATTAGATTTACACTTCGTTAG
- a CDS encoding HU family DNA-binding protein — protein MIKTDVVTEVSKKTGLERKEVKNVLEAFFGIIKDSLTSGENVYFRGFGSFILKKRARKIGRNITKNTSIVVPEHYIPYFKPSKEFSIKIKENVKP, from the coding sequence GTGATAAAAACTGACGTAGTAACAGAAGTTTCCAAAAAAACAGGTTTGGAAAGAAAAGAAGTAAAAAATGTATTAGAAGCATTTTTTGGAATTATTAAAGATTCATTAACATCTGGTGAAAATGTATATTTTAGAGGATTTGGTAGTTTTATTTTGAAAAAAAGAGCTAGAAAAATCGGAAGAAATATTACAAAAAACACTTCAATTGTTGTACCTGAGCACTATATTCCATATTTCAAGCCATCAAAAGAATTTTCAATCAAAATTAAGGAAAACGTAAAACCATAA
- a CDS encoding CHAT domain-containing tetratricopeptide repeat protein translates to MRIKIIFTLFAFFLSKLIFAQAVVKTDTIYYDIKWKVTKNVTNAGFYRVLKTDKNGTPVGITKDYYITGEVQRECKILTHNPETKDGYCTWYYKDGSIYSIDYFVKNRDFAKIIKQNKLYNIEIKTKSDELIKYYNTNAGVNLENSSKTAYVFSSVSAYFMHFRKYDKAIFFYQISANLFKEHKNLIAYAKVLNSIGIAYYSKSDIKNAEKYYLACKNIRAKTLGKQHPDYASSLNNLALLYKTEGDYKKSVPFYVEAISIYKINNNKKDNSYITIVNNLANIYLSMGKYQQAELLYIEAIETRKEILGDKHIDYGVSLNSLGTLYVKMGKNKEAEVLFVDVTKIFKEKLGEQHPDYATALNNLAFLYESIGNYEKAEPLYVSALNIRKKALGNKHSSYAESLNNLATLYYNSGNYEKAKPLFIEALKLFKTTIGTKHPTYATSLNNLAALCDDLGDFKSAEKFYIDALNNRKATLGTKHPAYASALSNLAVTYFKMGKSETNKKKASDYFEKAKSLYLEAIKINKEVLGDKHPNYAIPTMNLADLYLAMGNLSYSPKIKSEYSQKAMTLYIENIKITNFNINQNFSFLSEKEKELYYKTESYKFNSFYSLSLKQKYENPAMLNYVYDIALKNKGLLLKSSTAMRNAILSSENTDLITTYDNWISIKKEISKLYSTAIDKRTQNPKMLEEQANELEKELVKASQIFSDFEKIQNIKWQNVQQKLNPNEVAIEFIHFKYYDKEWTDKTYYCALIIKANSKHPEMIKLFEEKELETIIGKFGGNNFSYINRIYGKNSKNNNELYKLIWKPMEGSLSGIKTIYISPSGLLHKVSFAAIGDKNNSYLCDKYTINLQSTTAKVTMPENFLFNKKMTATIFGGIDYNTDSTTQKIWSYLEATKSESKKIEQILKTEITKVNYYSSRSATEEKFKTLASNSNLVHIATHGFFFPDPNEKENEEKEKIVEKGAITFRGGSRGFGVESFVKNENPLMRSGLVFAGGNDVWSRQEKGEGEDGVLSAQEVAHIDLRKTNLVVMSACETGLGDIKGSEGVYGLQRAFKMAGVNFLIMSLWQVPDKETEEFMTTFYSKFLSLKNIKQAFTQTQKEMRQKYDPYFWAAFVLVE, encoded by the coding sequence ATGAGAATAAAAATAATTTTTACACTTTTCGCATTTTTTCTATCAAAGCTAATTTTTGCTCAAGCAGTAGTAAAAACTGATACAATTTATTACGATATTAAATGGAAAGTTACAAAGAATGTAACAAATGCCGGATTTTACAGAGTTCTTAAAACCGACAAAAACGGAACTCCTGTTGGGATAACAAAAGATTACTACATAACAGGAGAAGTACAACGAGAGTGTAAAATACTAACTCATAATCCCGAAACAAAAGATGGTTATTGCACTTGGTATTATAAAGATGGAAGTATTTATAGCATAGACTATTTTGTAAAGAATAGAGATTTTGCCAAAATTATTAAACAGAACAAATTGTATAATATTGAAATTAAAACTAAATCCGATGAACTAATAAAATATTATAACACAAATGCTGGAGTTAATCTCGAAAACAGCTCAAAAACTGCATACGTTTTTTCATCAGTAAGTGCTTATTTTATGCATTTTAGAAAATATGATAAAGCAATATTTTTCTATCAAATCTCAGCTAATTTATTTAAGGAACATAAGAATCTTATTGCTTACGCTAAAGTTTTGAATTCTATCGGAATAGCTTATTATAGCAAATCGGACATAAAAAATGCTGAGAAATATTATTTAGCTTGTAAAAATATTCGTGCAAAAACTCTTGGTAAACAACATCCCGATTATGCTTCTTCATTAAATAATCTTGCACTTTTGTATAAAACCGAAGGCGATTACAAAAAATCCGTACCATTTTACGTTGAAGCTATCAGTATTTACAAAATTAATAATAACAAAAAAGACAATTCATACATTACGATTGTAAATAATTTAGCAAATATATATTTATCAATGGGTAAATATCAGCAAGCTGAACTTTTATATATTGAGGCAATAGAAACTCGTAAAGAAATACTTGGCGACAAACATATTGATTATGGAGTATCTTTAAATAGCCTTGGTACTTTATACGTTAAAATGGGGAAAAACAAAGAAGCCGAAGTTTTATTTGTGGATGTAACAAAAATATTTAAAGAAAAACTTGGCGAACAACATCCCGATTATGCAACTGCCTTAAATAATCTTGCTTTCTTATACGAATCAATAGGAAATTATGAAAAAGCTGAACCCTTGTACGTATCCGCTTTAAATATTCGTAAAAAAGCACTTGGGAATAAACATTCAAGCTATGCAGAATCTTTGAATAATCTTGCAACTTTATACTATAACTCAGGGAATTATGAAAAAGCAAAACCGTTATTCATTGAAGCTCTTAAGCTTTTTAAAACAACTATTGGGACAAAACATCCCACTTATGCAACATCATTAAACAACCTTGCCGCTTTATGTGATGACTTGGGTGATTTCAAAAGTGCTGAAAAATTTTATATTGATGCATTAAATAATCGTAAAGCAACTCTTGGTACAAAACATCCTGCTTATGCATCAGCATTGAGCAACCTTGCTGTTACCTACTTTAAAATGGGAAAGTCTGAAACGAATAAAAAGAAAGCATCAGATTATTTTGAAAAAGCAAAGAGCTTGTATCTTGAAGCAATAAAAATTAATAAAGAAGTTCTTGGTGATAAACATCCTAATTATGCAATACCGACAATGAACCTTGCTGATTTATATTTGGCAATGGGTAATTTGTCTTACAGCCCGAAAATAAAATCAGAGTATTCCCAAAAAGCAATGACTTTATATATTGAAAATATCAAAATTACAAATTTTAACATAAATCAAAACTTCTCATTTTTATCAGAAAAAGAAAAGGAACTATATTACAAAACCGAGTCATACAAATTTAATAGCTTCTATTCTTTATCATTAAAACAAAAGTATGAAAATCCTGCAATGCTAAATTATGTTTACGATATTGCTTTAAAAAATAAAGGTTTACTTTTAAAATCAAGTACTGCAATGCGTAATGCAATATTAAGTTCTGAAAATACTGATTTAATCACAACTTATGATAATTGGATTTCTATAAAAAAGGAGATATCTAAATTGTATTCCACAGCAATTGACAAGCGAACTCAAAATCCTAAAATGTTAGAAGAACAAGCAAATGAATTAGAAAAAGAACTTGTAAAAGCTTCACAAATTTTTAGTGATTTTGAAAAGATACAAAATATTAAATGGCAAAATGTTCAGCAAAAATTGAATCCAAATGAAGTAGCTATTGAGTTTATTCATTTTAAATATTATGACAAAGAATGGACAGACAAAACTTATTATTGTGCTCTAATAATAAAAGCAAATAGCAAACATCCTGAAATGATAAAGTTGTTTGAAGAAAAAGAATTAGAAACAATAATCGGTAAGTTCGGAGGAAATAATTTTAGCTATATAAATCGGATTTATGGAAAAAATAGTAAGAACAACAATGAACTCTACAAGCTTATCTGGAAACCAATGGAAGGTTCACTGTCAGGTATAAAAACCATTTATATTTCTCCTAGCGGATTGTTGCATAAAGTTTCATTTGCTGCCATTGGAGATAAAAATAATTCATATTTATGCGATAAATATACAATCAATCTACAAAGCACAACTGCTAAAGTAACAATGCCTGAAAACTTTTTGTTTAACAAAAAAATGACAGCAACAATTTTTGGAGGAATAGATTACAACACCGATAGCACTACACAAAAAATATGGAGCTATTTAGAAGCAACAAAAAGCGAAAGTAAGAAAATAGAACAAATATTAAAAACAGAAATAACTAAGGTAAATTATTATTCAAGCAGAAGTGCAACTGAAGAAAAATTTAAAACATTGGCATCCAATAGTAACTTAGTTCATATTGCTACACATGGTTTCTTTTTTCCCGACCCTAATGAAAAAGAAAATGAAGAAAAAGAAAAAATAGTTGAAAAAGGTGCTATTACTTTTCGGGGAGGCAGTAGGGGTTTTGGAGTAGAAAGTTTTGTAAAAAATGAAAATCCTTTGATGCGTTCAGGGCTAGTATTTGCAGGGGGCAACGATGTGTGGAGCAGACAAGAAAAAGGTGAAGGCGAAGATGGTGTACTTTCGGCACAGGAAGTTGCTCATATTGACTTGCGAAAAACGAATCTTGTGGTTATGTCAGCCTGCGAAACAGGATTAGGAGATATAAAAGGTAGCGAGGGAGTTTACGGTTTGCAACGTGCTTTTAAAATGGCAGGAGTAAATTTTTTAATAATGAGCCTATGGCAAGTTCCCGACAAAGAAACAGAAGAATTTATGACAACATTTTATTCCAAATTTTTATCACTAAAAAATATAAAACAAGCATTTACTCAAACTCAAAAAGAAATGCGTCAAAAATATGATCCTTATTTTTGGGCAGCTTTTGTATTGGTAGAGTAA
- a CDS encoding glycerophosphodiester phosphodiesterase family protein: protein MKKNLTLFTVFIIIISSCEKESFNISNLNNNRVTVLGHGGMGYSDLYPMNSFESIFNCIIIGADGSEIDVQMTKDSVLLAFHDKFLEQSTYFSGQIFNKNWDEINNAKYKDPPYTNYEVVTLDNIFSNIENLKNYTFFLECKNYNPDTSLLYRNTFINALIRLIDKYELENNVCFEFKRKEIIKSLKAKRPDLKIFIYSNFEDGLNTAKDLQLTGITISVDDVSKEQVVKAHSNGIMINVFGTNTKNKNIEAIEKNVDFIQSDKLKHLIKMMK from the coding sequence ATGAAAAAAAATCTAACATTATTTACAGTATTTATTATTATTATTTCTTCTTGCGAAAAGGAATCTTTTAACATTAGTAACTTGAACAACAACAGAGTTACTGTTCTTGGTCATGGTGGAATGGGGTATAGTGATTTATATCCGATGAATAGCTTTGAATCGATTTTTAACTGCATTATCATTGGTGCAGATGGAAGCGAAATAGATGTGCAAATGACAAAGGATAGTGTTTTGCTTGCATTTCATGATAAATTTCTTGAGCAATCAACATATTTTTCAGGACAGATTTTTAATAAAAATTGGGATGAAATCAATAATGCAAAATATAAAGACCCACCATATACAAATTATGAGGTAGTTACTTTAGACAATATTTTTTCAAACATTGAAAACCTAAAGAATTACACTTTTTTTCTTGAATGCAAAAACTATAATCCCGATACCTCATTGCTTTACAGAAATACATTTATTAATGCACTTATCAGGCTTATTGATAAATATGAACTGGAAAATAATGTTTGTTTTGAATTTAAAAGAAAAGAAATAATTAAATCATTAAAAGCAAAAAGACCTGATTTAAAAATATTTATATATTCCAATTTTGAAGATGGATTAAATACAGCAAAAGACCTCCAGCTTACGGGAATAACCATTTCTGTTGATGATGTTTCAAAAGAGCAAGTAGTAAAAGCTCATTCAAATGGAATTATGATAAACGTTTTTGGTACTAACACAAAAAACAAAAATATTGAAGCAATAGAAAAAAATGTGGATTTCATTCAGTCTGACAAACTAAAACATTTGATTAAAATGATGAAGTAA
- a CDS encoding TIGR01212 family radical SAM protein (This family includes YhcC from E. coli K-12, an uncharacterized radical SAM protein.) has protein sequence MTVTKQKYSWGNSRRFNAYSNYLKMKFGERFQKVTIDAGFTCPNRDGKITKGGCTYCDNNAFNPSYNNPEKSVYWQVQEGIEFHKKRYRKANKYIAYFQPYSNTYAPLDELKEIYEQALKIPEIIGLSIGTRPDCVDDEKLDYLKQLNEKYFISIEYGIESCFDKTLERINRGHNFLQTKKAIKKTAERGIHTGAHLIFGLPGETKEMMLKEAEIISELPLNSIKFHQLQILKNTAIEKEFKNNPEDFINFKLDEYIDFIIKFVEKLNPEISIERFAGEVPPRFLAKKTWELLRNDQLLNLIEKKMEEIDSWQGKRR, from the coding sequence ATGACTGTTACAAAACAAAAATATTCATGGGGAAATAGCAGGCGTTTTAATGCTTACTCAAATTATCTGAAAATGAAATTTGGTGAAAGATTTCAAAAAGTAACAATTGATGCAGGATTTACTTGTCCAAATCGAGATGGAAAAATTACTAAAGGAGGTTGCACTTATTGCGATAATAATGCTTTCAATCCTTCCTACAACAATCCCGAAAAATCAGTTTATTGGCAGGTTCAGGAAGGAATAGAATTTCATAAAAAACGTTACAGAAAGGCAAATAAATATATTGCATATTTCCAACCCTATTCTAATACTTATGCACCCTTAGATGAATTAAAAGAAATCTATGAACAAGCTTTGAAAATACCTGAAATTATTGGGTTGTCAATAGGAACTCGCCCCGACTGTGTTGATGATGAAAAGTTGGATTATTTAAAACAACTCAATGAAAAATATTTTATATCAATTGAATACGGAATAGAAAGTTGTTTTGACAAAACTTTAGAACGAATAAATCGTGGACACAATTTTTTACAAACAAAAAAAGCAATTAAAAAAACAGCAGAAAGAGGGATTCACACAGGAGCACACCTTATTTTCGGATTGCCCGGTGAAACAAAAGAAATGATGTTAAAGGAAGCAGAAATTATTTCTGAACTTCCGTTAAACAGCATTAAATTTCATCAGTTGCAAATTTTAAAAAACACAGCAATTGAAAAAGAATTCAAAAATAATCCTGAAGATTTTATCAATTTCAAACTTGATGAATACATAGATTTTATCATAAAATTTGTTGAAAAATTAAATCCCGAAATATCAATAGAAAGATTTGCAGGAGAAGTACCTCCGAGATTCCTTGCAAAAAAAACTTGGGAATTATTAAGAAACGACCAACTACTTAATCTAATTGAAAAAAAAATGGAAGAGATAGATAGCTGGCAAGGGAAAAGAAGGTGA
- a CDS encoding peptidoglycan DD-metalloendopeptidase family protein, producing MTFAKKHYIYIGIGTLVLAIILFAIFLFFKKNKDIITAEIVKVKETQIEKNDSFEFGISSDTFNLTKATIKNNATLSDILKPYNVSIKIINSVADSATNIFNVKKIRTAKEYTVFSSMDSPFVAKYFVYEINSVDYVVFKLFDTVSVTKYSKAVDTVENSLAGEINTSLWVDMHNKGASPDLINKLSDVYAWEINFFRIDKGDRFAVIYENILVENKSVGIGKIIGACFYHQQKDYYAFLFKQDGRYDYFDEKGFCLSKMLVKAPLKYSRVSSRFSNNRFHPVLKRYRPHHGVDYAASYGTPVHAAGNGVILKANYSGGAGNYVKIQHNSVYTTGYMHLSKYGKGIKKGAEVQQGDIIGYVGSTGLSTGPHLDYRVWKNGKNINPLTLDLPPVKAVDKKNIKEFNMIKEGLLKKINKIREFTN from the coding sequence ATGACATTTGCAAAAAAACACTATATTTATATTGGAATAGGAACATTAGTATTGGCAATTATTCTATTCGCTATATTTTTATTTTTTAAAAAAAATAAAGATATCATAACGGCAGAAATTGTAAAAGTAAAAGAAACACAAATAGAAAAAAATGATTCTTTTGAATTCGGAATATCTTCCGACACATTTAATTTAACTAAAGCTACTATTAAAAATAATGCAACCTTATCCGATATTTTGAAGCCATACAATGTGTCAATAAAAATAATAAATTCTGTAGCTGACAGTGCAACAAATATATTTAATGTAAAAAAAATTAGAACAGCAAAAGAATACACTGTATTCTCTTCAATGGATTCTCCTTTTGTAGCAAAATATTTTGTTTATGAAATAAATTCTGTTGATTATGTAGTTTTTAAATTGTTTGATACAGTTAGTGTTACAAAATATAGCAAAGCTGTAGATACTGTTGAAAATTCTTTAGCTGGAGAAATAAACACTTCATTGTGGGTTGACATGCACAATAAAGGTGCAAGTCCCGATTTAATTAACAAACTATCAGATGTTTATGCATGGGAAATAAACTTTTTTAGGATTGATAAGGGAGATAGATTTGCCGTTATTTATGAAAATATCCTTGTCGAAAATAAAAGTGTAGGAATTGGAAAAATAATAGGAGCATGTTTTTATCATCAGCAAAAGGATTATTATGCATTTTTGTTTAAGCAAGATGGAAGATACGATTATTTTGATGAAAAAGGTTTTTGCCTAAGCAAAATGCTAGTGAAAGCTCCGCTAAAATATTCAAGGGTAAGTTCTCGGTTTTCAAATAACAGATTTCATCCGGTTCTGAAACGATACCGACCACATCACGGAGTTGATTATGCCGCTAGCTATGGAACACCTGTACATGCAGCAGGTAACGGAGTAATTTTAAAAGCCAATTATTCAGGAGGAGCTGGAAATTATGTAAAAATTCAACATAATAGTGTTTATACTACAGGGTACATGCACTTATCAAAATACGGAAAAGGAATTAAAAAAGGTGCTGAAGTGCAACAAGGAGATATTATTGGATATGTTGGTAGCACAGGATTATCCACAGGTCCTCATCTTGATTACAGAGTTTGGAAAAATGGGAAAAACATCAATCCCTTAACACTTGATTTACCACCGGTAAAAGCCGTTGATAAAAAAAATATTAAGGAGTTTAATATGATTAAAGAGGGTTTATTGAAAAAAATTAATAAAATTAGAGAATTTACAAATTAG
- a CDS encoding Rne/Rng family ribonuclease, whose amino-acid sequence MKRNLIIQSSTQGLDIALIEDDKLVEFHQDVANKEYQVGDIYIGKVKKVLPGLNAAFIDIGYEKNAFLHYHDLGPQFKNINSFTQKVLINSEVDKRIEKYKGYKEIPKNGTIDKVLNVGQNLAVQIIKEPISTKGHRISAELTLAGRYIVLMPFSDAVSISKKIRNKKERKRLTNIFTDLKPDNFGVIIRTAAEERQVHLLERDFRSLLKRWENITKNLSLNKTKLFSEFNKATTIIRDILNDSFNSIIIDDKDTYEEIKTYVEKILPNHDLIIKFYNDKEAVFKKYNIEKQLKSLFGKIINFGRGAYLVVEKTEAMYVVDINSGSKNTHESNREDNVLKVNLEAADEIARILRLRDIGGLIVVDFIDMKKPENRRTLFEKMKTAMRSDRTQHLCLPLSKFGLMEITRQRVKPAIELANSETCPVCKGSGEIKPTILVIDDIEHSLNFIKSELKVREIVIKVHPFVYTYLKRKLISTRLNWMLKYKMRIRIKSSEVLQLIDYEICDKKGKDLEEF is encoded by the coding sequence GTGAAGCGAAATTTAATTATTCAATCTTCAACTCAAGGATTGGATATTGCATTAATAGAAGATGATAAGTTAGTTGAGTTTCATCAGGATGTTGCTAATAAAGAATATCAAGTAGGGGATATATATATAGGAAAGGTAAAAAAAGTTTTACCAGGACTTAATGCAGCATTTATTGATATTGGATATGAAAAAAATGCATTTCTTCATTATCACGATTTAGGACCTCAGTTTAAAAATATAAATAGTTTTACCCAGAAAGTTCTTATAAACTCAGAGGTTGATAAAAGAATAGAGAAGTATAAAGGCTATAAAGAAATTCCTAAAAATGGAACTATTGACAAGGTTCTTAATGTAGGACAAAATCTCGCTGTACAAATAATTAAAGAACCTATATCAACAAAAGGTCACAGAATAAGTGCCGAATTAACTCTGGCGGGAAGATATATTGTCCTTATGCCCTTTTCTGATGCTGTTTCTATATCAAAAAAAATCAGAAATAAAAAAGAAAGAAAAAGGCTAACAAATATTTTTACTGACCTTAAACCTGATAATTTTGGAGTTATAATTAGAACTGCTGCCGAAGAAAGACAAGTTCATCTTTTAGAAAGAGATTTTCGCTCATTACTTAAAAGATGGGAAAATATCACCAAAAATTTATCCCTTAATAAAACCAAATTATTCAGCGAGTTTAACAAAGCTACGACTATAATAAGAGACATTCTTAATGATTCTTTTAATTCAATAATTATTGATGATAAAGATACTTATGAAGAAATTAAAACTTATGTTGAAAAGATACTTCCTAATCATGATTTAATAATAAAATTTTACAATGATAAAGAAGCTGTTTTTAAGAAATATAATATTGAAAAACAGTTAAAATCCCTTTTTGGAAAAATCATTAATTTTGGAAGAGGAGCTTACCTCGTTGTTGAAAAAACTGAAGCTATGTATGTTGTTGACATTAATAGTGGAAGTAAAAATACCCATGAGTCTAACAGAGAGGACAATGTTTTAAAAGTCAATCTTGAAGCTGCCGATGAAATTGCCCGAATACTAAGACTCAGAGATATAGGCGGATTAATCGTTGTTGATTTCATCGATATGAAAAAGCCTGAAAATCGTAGAACTCTTTTTGAAAAGATGAAAACAGCGATGAGAAGTGATCGCACCCAACATCTTTGCCTCCCATTAAGTAAGTTTGGATTAATGGAAATTACAAGGCAAAGGGTAAAACCTGCCATTGAATTAGCAAACTCCGAAACTTGCCCTGTTTGTAAAGGCTCAGGAGAAATAAAACCTACAATACTTGTAATTGACGACATTGAACATAGCTTGAATTTTATTAAAAGCGAACTGAAAGTTAGAGAAATTGTTATAAAAGTACATCCTTTTGTTTATACCTACCTCAAAAGAAAACTAATCTCAACAAGATTAAATTGGATGTTAAAATATAAAATGAGAATAAGAATAAAATCATCTGAAGTATTGCAATTAATTGATTATGAAATTTGTGATAAAAAAGGGAAAGACCTTGAGGAATTTTAA
- a CDS encoding MFS transporter, whose protein sequence is MNTEVQKTLKDSPAMRWLALLLVSGLMLATYWFQDFFSGLKGMMETQMGFSSEEFGRLIGLTTIANMFGMIIVGGMILDKWGVRIAGLAFGGLAVIGGAITSLAASGFFGPDHSTQLTFMIIGRILFGSGLEVVCVVATTTMVKWFKGYELALAMAINMGFGRLGSAMGIALSPDFTGTVPPAVTFAAALLGVTFIMFVIYVFFDIKLDRQIKRNKSLLATASTEKSEDDEFKFSDLFKLLKNPSFIYIALLCLSFYAAVFPFIQYSPDLLINKFNFTAELPSGGFQLNGSTSLGTAVIYIGLFIFALLFSIVPSKIKSMSKKMLTVALIVGTFAILAYILRDTFTIWFKNGSKTSSLIPLGTIIFTPIFGNYVDKKGKAASLMILGSLLLIFAHVSLSLFNSVILAYLGLFSLGIAFSLVPAAMWPSVAKIVPQSRLGTAYASMFTIQNWGLGLFFWGIGALLQFVNPSVVTARTKINETFDAQGLSTDEISARVLDMKEAGTFPVYDYTIPIFILVISGVISIFLAFKLKQADRKQKYGLELPSGKTA, encoded by the coding sequence ATGAATACAGAAGTACAAAAAACCTTAAAAGATTCTCCTGCCATGCGCTGGCTTGCTTTATTATTAGTTAGTGGATTAATGCTCGCAACTTATTGGTTTCAAGATTTCTTTTCAGGATTAAAAGGAATGATGGAAACCCAAATGGGATTTAGCAGCGAAGAATTTGGTCGTTTAATTGGTTTAACTACAATTGCCAATATGTTTGGTATGATCATAGTGGGCGGAATGATTTTAGACAAATGGGGTGTTAGAATTGCCGGTCTTGCATTTGGCGGTTTAGCTGTAATTGGCGGTGCAATTACTTCATTGGCAGCTTCCGGCTTCTTTGGACCAGACCATAGCACACAGCTTACCTTTATGATTATTGGACGTATATTATTTGGTTCAGGATTAGAAGTTGTTTGTGTGGTTGCAACCACAACGATGGTAAAATGGTTTAAAGGCTACGAACTTGCTCTGGCGATGGCAATCAATATGGGATTCGGGCGATTAGGCTCGGCTATGGGTATTGCATTATCTCCTGACTTTACAGGTACTGTGCCTCCTGCCGTTACTTTTGCAGCAGCACTTCTTGGTGTAACTTTTATTATGTTTGTAATCTATGTCTTTTTTGACATCAAACTTGACAGACAAATCAAAAGAAATAAATCTTTATTGGCTACAGCTTCTACGGAAAAAAGTGAAGACGATGAATTTAAATTCTCTGATTTATTTAAGTTACTAAAAAATCCTTCATTTATTTATATTGCACTTCTTTGTTTGTCTTTTTATGCGGCAGTTTTTCCATTTATCCAATACTCCCCCGACTTATTAATAAATAAATTTAATTTCACTGCCGAGCTACCGTCTGGAGGTTTTCAACTCAATGGCAGTACATCTTTGGGAACAGCAGTTATTTATATCGGGCTATTTATTTTTGCATTATTGTTTTCAATTGTTCCATCTAAAATAAAATCAATGAGCAAAAAGATGCTTACAGTTGCACTAATTGTTGGCACCTTTGCAATACTTGCTTACATCTTAAGAGACACATTTACAATCTGGTTTAAAAATGGCTCTAAAACTTCAAGCTTAATACCTCTCGGAACAATTATTTTTACACCTATTTTTGGTAATTATGTTGACAAAAAAGGAAAAGCAGCCTCTTTAATGATATTAGGTTCTTTGTTATTAATTTTTGCTCATGTTTCATTATCATTATTTAATAGTGTAATCTTAGCATATCTCGGACTATTTTCTCTTGGTATTGCTTTCTCTTTGGTACCGGCAGCAATGTGGCCTTCTGTGGCTAAAATTGTTCCTCAAAGTAGATTAGGTACTGCTTATGCTTCCATGTTTACAATTCAAAATTGGGGACTTGGATTATTCTTCTGGGGAATAGGTGCTTTATTGCAATTCGTTAACCCTAGTGTTGTTACAGCAAGAACAAAAATTAATGAAACATTTGATGCTCAAGGTCTTAGTACAGACGAAATTTCAGCAAGAGTTTTAGACATGAAAGAAGCTGGTACATTCCCTGTTTATGATTACACAATTCCTATTTTTATTTTGGTAATCAGTGGTGTTATTTCAATTTTCCTTGCGTTTAAACTTAAACAAGCAGACCGCAAACAAAAATATGGTTTAGAGTTACCTTCTGGAAAAACAGCTTAA